A window of Longimicrobiaceae bacterium genomic DNA:
GAACGGCGACTGCAGTTCGGCACCGTGGCGGAGGTGGTCACAGGGAGGGGGCGGGGGTGGTCGGAGGAAGAAGTGGATGTCTGAGCGTAGCGAGTGCTCGCAAGCGAGTCCCTTCGGGTTCACTTCTTCCGGAGACCATCCCCGCCCCCGACCGCCACGCGCGGGAGGGGCAGGACTCCTACGACCGGAAGTTCCCGAACTGCAGCTCGATCCCGAAGTCCTGCTGCTTCAGCATGGCGATCACCGCCTGCAGCTCGTCGATGGAGGCCGACTGCACCCGCACCTGCTCCTCCTGGATCTGCGCCTGCACCTTCTTGAACCCCCCGGCCTTGATCGCCTTGACGATATCCTTGGCCTTCTCGGTGGGGATCCCCTGCTGGAGCGTGATCACCTGCCGCGCCTTCCCGCCGAACGCCTGCTCCACGGTGCCGTAGTCCAGGTTGCGGATCGGCACGCCGCGCTTGATCAGCTTGGACTGGAGCACGTCCACCAGCGCGGTGAGCTTGTACTCGTCCTCGGCGAGGAGGGTGAAGGTGCCCGCCTTCCGGTCGAAGTCGATCTCGGCGGTGGTGCCCTTGAAGTCGTACCGCT
This region includes:
- a CDS encoding YajQ family cyclic di-GMP-binding protein produces the protein MAKNATFDISSEVDLQEVDNAVNQASKEVAQRYDFKGTTAEIDFDRKAGTFTLLAEDEYKLTALVDVLQSKLIKRGVPIRNLDYGTVEQAFGGKARQVITLQQGIPTEKAKDIVKAIKAGGFKKVQAQIQEEQVRVQSASIDELQAVIAMLKQQDFGIELQFGNFRS